From one Desulfitibacter alkalitolerans DSM 16504 genomic stretch:
- a CDS encoding universal stress protein, whose amino-acid sequence MFEKILFPTTGSRLSEKISNTIVGLIKEKPDREVTILHVLEKYDMPAEVEYEIVSRGHDFEEMLSSHVKECIQKSTKVFRENGIPYKVRIKRGDPVKVIIKISEEMCCDLMIIGYHGETTLTELIFKGNTMARLIDNSPCPVMVIK is encoded by the coding sequence ATGTTTGAAAAAATCTTGTTTCCCACTACAGGTTCAAGGCTATCTGAAAAAATTTCCAATACAATTGTAGGTTTGATAAAGGAAAAACCTGACAGAGAAGTAACAATACTGCATGTATTAGAAAAATACGATATGCCAGCAGAGGTGGAATATGAAATAGTCTCCAGGGGACATGATTTTGAAGAGATGTTGAGTTCCCACGTTAAAGAATGTATACAAAAATCAACAAAAGTGTTTAGGGAAAATGGAATTCCCTATAAAGTTAGAATTAAAAGAGGAGACCCCGTTAAAGTTATTATAAAGATTTCTGAAGAGATGTGTTGTGATTTAATGATAATAGGCTATCATGGCGAGACAACGCTAACTGAACTAATCTTTAAAGGAAATACCATGGCAAGGTTGATTGACAATTCTCCTTGTCCGGTAATGGTAATTAAATAA